The Chiroxiphia lanceolata isolate bChiLan1 chromosome 4, bChiLan1.pri, whole genome shotgun sequence genome contains a region encoding:
- the HAND2 gene encoding heart- and neural crest derivatives-expressed protein 2, with protein sequence MSLVGGFPHHPVVHHEGYPFAAAAAAAAAAATRCGHEENPYFHGWLISSHPEMSPPDYSMALSYSPEYANGAPGMDHSHYGGVPPGNGPPGLGGPRPVKRRGTANRKERRRTQSINSAFAELRECIPNVPADTKLSKIKTLRLATSYIAYLMDLLAKDDQNGEAEAFKAEIKKTDVKEEKRKKELNEILKSTVSSNDKKTKGRTGWPQHVWALELKQ encoded by the exons ATGAGTCTAGTGGGCGGCTTCCCCCACCACCCGGTGGTGCACCATGAGGGTTACCCTttcgctgccgccgccgccgccgctgccgccgccgccacaCGCTGCGGCCACGAGGAGAACCCCTACTTCCACGGCTGGCTCATCAGCAGTCACCCGGAGATGTCCCCCCCCGACTACAGCATGGCTCTGTCCTACAGTCCCGAGTACGCCAACGGGGCGCCGGGCATGGACCACTCCCATTACGGGGGGGTGCCGCCCGGGAACGGCCCGCCAGGGCTCGGGGGGCCCCGGCCGGTGAAACGCAGGGGCACGGCGAACCGCAAGGAGCGGCGCAGGACTCAGAGCATCAACAGTGCCTTCGCGGAGCTGAGGGAGTGCATCCCCAACGTGCCCGCCGACACTAAGCTCTCCAAGATCAAAACCCTCCGTCTGGCCACCAGCTACATCGCCTACCTCATGGACCTGCTGGCGAAGGACGACCAGAACGGGGAGGCGGAGGCCTTCAAGGCAGAGATCAAGAAGACAGACgtgaaggaagagaagaggaagaaggagctg AACGAAATCTTGAAAAGCACAGTTAGCAGCAACGATAAGAAAACCAAAGGGAGGACTGGCTGGCCGCAGCATGTCTGGGCTTTGGAGCTCAAGCAGTGA